The following coding sequences are from one Humulus lupulus chromosome X, drHumLupu1.1, whole genome shotgun sequence window:
- the LOC133806208 gene encoding uncharacterized protein LOC133806208 — MPSYVKFMKDILSKKRRMEYYETVALTEECSAILQRKLPQKLRDPWSFTIPSTIGNFQCERALSDLGESINLMLLSVFLRLGLGEARPTIVTLQLAERLVKHSRCIIEDVLVQVEKFIFPGDFIVLDMEEDEGVPIILGRPFLAIGQALIDVQKGELKLRVQDEECSKGKPTKNPLELSLISIPEECDCIEAIEYVKWLKAVGQIYKKKYEELGQGPERPLPSIEKPPTLEMKSLPKHLRYIYLGEKETLSVIIFYSLSTMEEDKLLRVLRSHKLAIGWT, encoded by the exons atgcctagttatgtgaagttcatgaaggataTACTGTCTAAGAAGAGGAGAATGGAATATTATGAGACAGTAGCCTTGACTGAAGAATGCAGTGCCATATTACAgcgaaagcttcctcaaaagttaaggGATCCATGGAGCTTTACAATACCTTCCACCATTGGTAATTTTCAGTGTGAAAGAGCGTTATCTGATTTGGGTGAAAGTATTAATCTGATGCTACTCTCTGTATTTCTAAGATTGGGACTAGGAGAAGCTCGCCCCACCATAGTCACACTTCAATTGGCAGAAAGATTAGTCAAGCATTCTCGAtgtattattgaagatgttcttgtgcAGGTGGAAAAATTTATCTTCCCTGGAGATTTTATAGTACTTGACATGGAGGAAGATGAGGGTGTTCCTATTATCTTAGGGAGGCCATTTTTAGCCATTGGGCAAGCATTGATAGATGTACAGAAGGGGGAGTTGAAATTAAGGGTTCAAG ATGAAGAATGTTCAAAGGGGAAGCCTACAAAAAATCCTCTTGAGTTGAGTCTGATATCGATCCCAGAAGAATGTGATTGCATTGAGGCCATTGAGTATGTGAAATGGTTGAAAGCAGTTGGGCAGATTTACAAGAAAAAGTACGAGGAGTTGGGTCAAGGGCCTGAGCGACCACTTCCATCCATAGAGAAGCCACCAACTTTAGAGATGAAGTCTCTACCTAAGCACCTCCGCTACATTTATTTGGGTGAGAAAGAGACATTGTCTgtcattattttttattctttatcTACTATGGAAGAAGATAAATTACTCAGAGTATTAAGGTCTCATAAGTTAGCCATTGGATGGACCTAG